One stretch of Zingiber officinale cultivar Zhangliang chromosome 6B, Zo_v1.1, whole genome shotgun sequence DNA includes these proteins:
- the LOC121991641 gene encoding ethylene-responsive transcription factor ERF056-like: MVTAIDMHNRLPVASAEFLDEELRTALEPFMTSASFSSHSPSPSPPSSSTLDYSSPSSFSSSFSTPYLASSLLSSSSLQSPSLDYYSYQNPSFGCFSSQNTTLDGCSPSSSVTEMVPGSLMALDRLGVGGSGPVGLTHLTPAQIQQIQAEFILQQQQSLLAARQLPHHVHHQQAASFLGPRHQLMKHAGSTAASKPTKLYRGVRQRHWGKWVAEIRLPKNRTRLWLGTFDTAEEAALAYDMAAYQLRGDLARLNFPNIRHTADAVTPSPLHSTVVAKLQALCQSLTNSKKGKCLPPSSPTALKPTSEAITVDTYDESPPMVEEAAVTKGDLGCPALEDNKSDISSEGEDSLGSLPMPEIQHLNFNEVPWDESENFMLKKYPSWEIDWDSILSSSN, translated from the coding sequence ATGGTGACAGCTATAGATATGCACAATAGACTTCCGGTTGCCTCTGCAGAATTTCTTGACGAGGAGCTCAGGACAGCACTTGAGCCTTTTATGACAAGTGCCTCTTTCTCCTCCCATTCCCCTTCTCCTTCCCCGCCTTCTTCCTCTACTCTCGATtactcctctccctcttccttttcttcctctttttctacTCCATACCTCGCTTCCTCACTCCTCTCCAGCTCCTCGCTTCAGAGTCCGAGCTTAGACTACTACTCCTATCAAAATCCCTCCTTTGGCTGCTTCTCTTCCCAAAATACGACCTTGGATGGATGTTCGCCGTCGTCGTCCGTAACCGAGATGGTCCCGGGAAGCCTCATGGCTTTGGATCGTCTTGGGGTTGGCGGTTCCGGCCCGGTCGGGCTCACCCACCTCACTCCTGCTCAAATCCAGCAGATCCAGGCTGAATTCATTCTCCAGCAGCAGCAAAGCCTACTTGCAGCGAGGCAGTTGCCGCACCACGTCCACCACCAGCAAGCTGCCAGCTTTCTCGGACCTCGGCATCAGCTGATGAAGCACGCCGGCTCCACCGCTGCGTCAAAGCCCACAAAGCTCTACCGTGGGGTGCGGCAGCGCCACTGGGGCAAGTGGGTGGCCGAAATCCGGTTGCCCAAGAACCGGACTCGCCTCTGGCTGGGAACCTTCGACACTGCCGAGGAGGCTGCGTTGGCATACGACATGGCCGCCTACCAGCTCCGCGGTGATCTGGCTAGGCTCAACTTCCCCAACATCCGCCATACTGCTGACGCCGTCACTCCCAGTCCCCTGCACTCCACCGTCGTCGCCAAGCTTCAAGCCTTATGCCAGAGCCTGACCAATTCGAAGAAAGGAAAGTGTTTGCCTCCCAGCAGCCCCACCGCCCTCAAACCCACTTCGGAGGCCATCACAGTTGACACCTACGACGAGTCGCCTCCCATGGTCGAGGAGGCGGCGGTGACTAAGGGCGACTTGGGTTGCCCAGCCTTGGAAGACAACAAGTCAGACATCTCGTCTGAGGGCGAGGACTCTTTGGGGTCGTTGCCGATGCCTGAAATACAGCATTTGAATTTCAACGAAGTGCCTTGGGACGAATCCGAGAACTTTATGCTGAAGAAGTATCCCTCTTGGGAGATAGACTGGGATTCAATCCTCTCCTCAAGCAATTAA